In Haliaeetus albicilla chromosome 30, bHalAlb1.1, whole genome shotgun sequence, a single genomic region encodes these proteins:
- the LOC138683049 gene encoding zinc finger protein 850-like isoform X2, translating to MEDESPSVPEFLEDGDSNGPFPLEDPEAASSPPPPPPSGPAAAAEPLLGEEEEEEEEEEAEDGGGEATPRPYRCGECGKAFAQSSNLLKHRRVHTGERPYRCGECGKAFGWSSSLLEHRKGHAGAKPHACGECGKAFSRGSTLLEHQRTHTGEKPFRCGQCGARFSQSSTLVHHRRTHTGERPYGCPECGRAFGRKSTLATHRRTHTGERPYGCPECGRRFAVSSDLAKHRRGAHGGHRCRDCGEQFPRPAALAGHRKKHHGGDGKDQADAAEDNGDDRDDDDRDRPHRCEECGQAFRHGGTLLLHRQTHAGAFACPLCPERFEGSAQLARHRRRRHGPAAKPYRCEACGKAYAQPAGLRHHQPEQPLGCPHCGAAFLWSCRLARHLRACRPPAKPYKCPECGKAFGQSSKLLRHQVTHTGEKPYKCPECGKIFSQSSNLAEHRRTHGAGERHFCPLCGKGFALGSYLAKHRLTHTGERPYRCTECGKAFRQSSNLIQHQRTHTGERPYTCGLCGKSFCQNSHLAKHRRTHTGERPYRCGDCGKSFRQSANLLEHRHTHTGERPYRCAQCGKTFGWSSAFSKHQRTHTPPKPYRCTECGKTFGQSSNLIEHQRTHTGERPFTCGQCEKSFSRSSTLAEHLRTHTGEKPYACPVCSRAFSRSSTLTEHRRTHTGETPYACPECGKTFGRNSNLVKHLRTHTGEKPYGCRRCGKTFGLSSNLVKHERTHTGEKPFSCGQCEKRFKKKTHLASHQRTHTGERPYRCGECGKAFGQSSTLIEHQRTHTGERPFRCGACGKSFCVSSNLVKHQRIHTGEKPYGCGRCGKRFRYKPQFTRHLKVHPDGDPACGP from the exons ATGGAG GACGAGTCCCCGTCGGTTCCCGAATTCCTGGAGGACGGTGACAGCAACGGACCCTTCCCGCTGGAGGACCCCGAGGCCGCCAG ctccccaccgccgccgccgccatcagGACCGGCCGCTGCCGCCGAACCGCTGCTGG gcgaggaggaggaagaggaggaagaagaagaagcggAAGACGGCGGCGGGGAAGCCACCCCGCGTCCCTACCGCTGCGGCGAGTGCGGCAAAGCCTTCGCCCAGAGCTCCAACCTCCTGAAGCACCGGCGGGTTCACACGGGCGAGCGTCCCTACCGCTGCGGCGAGTGCGGCAAGGCTTTCGGCTGGAGCTCGTCCCTGCTGGAGCACCGCAAGGGCCACGCCGGTGCCAAACCCCACGCCTGCGGCGAGTGCGGCAAAGCCTTCAGCCGAGGGTCCACCCTCCTGGAGCACCAGCGGACCCACACCGGCGAGAAACCTTTCCGTTGCGGTCAGTGCGGTGCCCGCTTCAGCCAGAGCTCCACTTTGGTCCACCACCGGCGGACCCACACCGGCGAGCGACCCTACGGCTGCCCCGAATGCGGCCGGGCTTTCGGTCGTAAGTCCACGTTGGCCACCCACCGGCGGACCCACACCGGCGAGCGACCCTACGGCTGCCCGGAATGCGGCCGTCGCTTCGCCGTCAGCTCCGACCTGGCCAAACACCGGCGGGGAGCCCACGGCGGGCACCGGTGCCGGGATTGCGGCGAGCAGTTCCCCCGGCCGGCGGCGTTGGCCGGGCATCGGAAGAAACATCACGGCGGCGACGGCAAGGACCAGGCTGACGCCGCCGAGGACAACGGCGACGACCGCGACGACGACGACCGTGACCGGCCGCACCGCTGCGAGGAGTGCGGCCAAGCCTTCCGGCACGGCGGCACCTTGCTCCTCCACCGGCAAACCCACGCCGGCGCTTTCGCCTGCCCGCTCTGCCCCGAGCGTTTCGAAGGCAGCGCCCAGCTGGCCCGGCACCGCCGGCGACGGCACGGTCCGGCGGCCAAACCTTACCGCTGCGAGGCTTGCGGCAAAGCCTACGCTCAGCCGGCCGGGCTGCGGCATCACCAACCGGAGCAGCCGTTGGGATGTCCCCATTGCGGAGCCGCCTTCCTCTGGAGCTGCCGGTTAGCCCGGCACCTCCGGGCTTGCCGCCCGCCCGCCAAACCCTACAAGTGCCCGGAGTGCGGCAAAGCCTTCGGGCAGAGCTCCAAGCTCCTCCGGCACCAGGTAACCCACACCGGCGAGAAACCCTACAAGTGCCCCGAGTGCGGCAAGATCTTCAGCCAGAGCTCCAACCTGGCCGAGCACCGGCGGACCCACGGGGCGGGCGAGCGGCACTTCTGCCCGCTCTGCGGCAAGGGCTTCGCCCTCGGCTCTTACCTGGCCAAGCACAGGTTGACGCACACCGGCGAGCGGCCCTACCGCTGCACCGAGTGCGGGAAGGCGTTCCGGCAAAGCTCCAACCTCATCCAGCACCAGCGGACCCACACCGGCGAGCGACCCTACACCTGCGGGCTGTGCGGCAAGAGCTTCTGCCAGAACTCCCACCTGGCCAAACACCGGCGTACCCACACCGGCGAGCGGCCCTACCGTTGCGGGGACTGCGGCAAGAGCTTCCGGCAGAGCGCCAACCTCCTGGAGCACCGGCACACCCACACCGGCGAGCGGCCTTACCGCTGCGCCCAGTGCGGCAAGACCTTCGGGTGGAGCTCAGCCTTTAGCAAGCACCAGCGCACCCAT ACGCCGCCGAAACCCTACCGCTGCACCGAGTGCGGCAAGACCTTCGGGCAGAGCTCCAACCTGATCGAGCACCAACGGACCCACACGGGCGAACGTCCCTTCACCTGCGGCCAATGCGAGAAGAGCTTCAGCCGCAGCTCCACCTTGGCCGAACACCTCCGGACCCACACCGGCGAAAAACCCTACGCCTGCCCGGTTTGCTCCCGCGCCTTCAGCCGCAGCTCCACCTTGACCGAGCATCGCCGAACCCACACCGGCGAAACGCCTTACGCCTGTCCCGAATGCGGCAAGACCTTCGGACGGAACTCCAACTTGGTCAAACATCTCCGGACCCACACCGGGGAGAAACCCTACGGTTGCAGGCGTTGCGGCAAGACCTTCGGCCTCAGTTCCAACTTGGTCAAGCACGAGAGGACCCACACCGGTGAAAAACCTTTCTCCTGCGGGCAATGCGAGAAACGGTTCAAGAAGAAGACCCACTTAGCGTCCCACCAACGGACCCACACCGGCGAGCGACCGTACCGTTGCGGGGAATGCGGGAAGGCTTTTGGGCAGAGCTCCACCCTCATCGAGCACCAGAGGACCCACACGGGCGAAAGACCGTTCCGGTGCGGCGCTTGCGGCAAGAGTTTCTGCGTCAGCTCCAACTTGGTCAAGCACCAACGCATCCACACCGGCGAGAAACCTTACGGTTGCGGGCGCTGCGGCAAACGTTTCCGCTACAAGCCCCAGTTCACCCGTCACCTGAAGGTCCACCCCGACGGCGACCCGGCGTGCGGTCCGTAG
- the LOC138683049 gene encoding zinc finger protein 436-like isoform X1, with product MEPEEKPRPPQDQGDGDVPTGPCAGTVTPARSGGRPRGFINLLGLLEGGRTPPKPYRCTECGKTFGQSSNLIEHQRTHTGERPFTCGQCEKSFSRSSTLAEHLRTHTGEKPYACPVCSRAFSRSSTLTEHRRTHTGETPYACPECGKTFGRNSNLVKHLRTHTGEKPYGCRRCGKTFGLSSNLVKHERTHTGEKPFSCGQCEKRFKKKTHLASHQRTHTGERPYRCGECGKAFGQSSTLIEHQRTHTGERPFRCGACGKSFCVSSNLVKHQRIHTGEKPYGCGRCGKRFRYKPQFTRHLKVHPDGDPACGP from the exons ATGGAGCCGGAGGAGAAGCCGCGTCCTCCCCAGGACCAGGGGGACGGGGACGTCCCCACGGGGCCCTGCGCCG GCACCGTGACACCAGCCCGCAGCGGTGGTCGCCCGCGTGGTTTCATCAACCTGCTGGGTCTCCTGGAAGGCGGCAGGACGCCGCCGAAACCCTACCGCTGCACCGAGTGCGGCAAGACCTTCGGGCAGAGCTCCAACCTGATCGAGCACCAACGGACCCACACGGGCGAACGTCCCTTCACCTGCGGCCAATGCGAGAAGAGCTTCAGCCGCAGCTCCACCTTGGCCGAACACCTCCGGACCCACACCGGCGAAAAACCCTACGCCTGCCCGGTTTGCTCCCGCGCCTTCAGCCGCAGCTCCACCTTGACCGAGCATCGCCGAACCCACACCGGCGAAACGCCTTACGCCTGTCCCGAATGCGGCAAGACCTTCGGACGGAACTCCAACTTGGTCAAACATCTCCGGACCCACACCGGGGAGAAACCCTACGGTTGCAGGCGTTGCGGCAAGACCTTCGGCCTCAGTTCCAACTTGGTCAAGCACGAGAGGACCCACACCGGTGAAAAACCTTTCTCCTGCGGGCAATGCGAGAAACGGTTCAAGAAGAAGACCCACTTAGCGTCCCACCAACGGACCCACACCGGCGAGCGACCGTACCGTTGCGGGGAATGCGGGAAGGCTTTTGGGCAGAGCTCCACCCTCATCGAGCACCAGAGGACCCACACGGGCGAAAGACCGTTCCGGTGCGGCGCTTGCGGCAAGAGTTTCTGCGTCAGCTCCAACTTGGTCAAGCACCAACGCATCCACACCGGCGAGAAACCTTACGGTTGCGGGCGCTGCGGCAAACGTTTCCGCTACAAGCCCCAGTTCACCCGTCACCTGAAGGTCCACCCCGACGGCGACCCGGCGTGCGGTCCGTAG
- the LOC138683051 gene encoding transforming growth factor beta regulator 1-like, with the protein MPKGPRQRPAERYRLKYSRLRRAARALVFENGALCDEVARLEAKCLRARDERRFLLTRLLQLRAMAGPEEITGEVTGRRPRRGGSRADGSRDGGKDGARSTGGREGSREGSRPTGSRDGARDGARSTGSRDGPRDEPRPTGPRDGPRDESRPSGSRPVGSRDESRPTGSRPVGSRDGVRPTGSRDGPRDGPGDASRSNGARDGPRDGSRTAGPRDGPRDDSRDGLRPAGPRDGPRDDLRPNGPRGGPKLDVPPAAILRPPEDTSSPAGPPAAILRPPPRRRGGTLTLPLALGPLTVHSLGVGGLGPGAILPLGFHSTRLFTSTRRPARRCLYTCRIVAGPRCEIVSEDEPGRVLAGPTPDVCHGRLLQALGEAGGRARAMPPAPGAGADFFGLTHPTVRRLLQGEAGAFLHPEDEEEEEEEEEEEDDDDEDDEEEEEEEGAAPAFAYADIFLGSPTGSDE; encoded by the coding sequence ATGCCGAAGGGACCCCGGCAGCGCCCAGCGGAGCGGTACCGCCTGAAGTACAGCCGGctgcggcgggcggcgcgggcgcTGGTCTTCGAGAACGGGGCCCTCTGCGATGAGGTGGCCCGGTTGGAGGCCAAGTGCCTACGGGCACGGGACGAGCGCCGTTTCCTTCTCACCCGGCTCCTCCAACTCCGGGCGATGGCCGGCCCCGAGGAGATCACCGGTGAGGTCACCGGCCGCCGGCCTCGCCGTGGCGGGTCCCGGGCCGATGGGTCAAGAGACGGAGGGAAAGACGGGGCACGGTCAACTGGAGGAAGAGAGGGGTCAAGAGAGGGGTCAAGGCCAACTGGGTCAAGAGATGGAGCGAGGGATGGGGCGCGGTCAACCGGGTCAAGAGACGGGCCAAGAGACGAGCCGAGGCCAACTGGGCCAAGAGATGGACCGAGAGATGAGTCAAGGCCGAGTGGCTCAAGGCCGGTTGGGTCAAGAGATGAGTCAAGGCCAACTGGCTCAAGGCCGGTTGGGTCAAGAGACGGGGTGAGGCCAACTGGCTCCAGAGATGGACCAAGAGATGGTCCAGGAGACGCGTCAAGGTCCAATGGGGCGAGAGACGGGCCGAGAGACGGTTCAAGGACAGCAGGGCCGAGAGACGGCCCAAGAGATGACTCAAGAGATGGGTTGAGGCCAGCGGGGCCGCGGGACGGCCCAAGAGACGACTTGAGGCCAAACGGGCCGAGAGGCGGCCCCAAGTTGGACGTGCCGCCAGCGGCCATCTTGAGACCACCTGAGGACACCTCCAGCCCGGCTGGGCCACCGGCGGCCATCTTAAGGCCACCCCCCCGCCGGCGCGGTGGGACGTTGACTCTGCCCTTGGCGCTGGGACCTCTGACAGTGCACAGCCTGGGTGTTGGTGGTTTGGGGCCGGGGGCCATCTTGCCCCTGGGCTTCCATAGCACCCGCCTCTTCACCAGCACCCGCCGGCCGGCTCGCCGCTGCCTGTACACCTGCCGGATCGTGGCCGGTCCCCGCTGCGAGATCGTGTCGGAGGATGAGCCTGGGAGGGTGCTGGCGGGACCCACGCCTGATGTCTGCCATGGCCGGCTCCTCCAGGCTCTTGGGGAAGCCGGGGGGCGGGCCCGGGCAATGCCACCGGCCCCTGGTGCTGGCGCCGACTTCTTCGGCCTCACCCACCCCACTGTCCGCCGGCTCCTCCAAGGAGAAGCTGGGGCCTTCCTCCACCCCGAGGacgaggaggaagaagaggaggaggaggaggaggaggatgacgACGACGAGGAcgatgaagaggaggaggaggaagaaggggccGCCCCAGCCTTTGCCTACGCCGACATCTTCCTTGGCAGCCCCACCGGCTCTGATGagtga
- the TACO1 gene encoding translational activator of cytochrome c oxidase 1 yields the protein MAAVGALALARWPRLVATGRPFHLGSPPSCAGHNRWSKVKNVKGPRDAARSRLFQRLSLMLRIAAREGGPDPALNAQLANVVEQCRAKNMPKASIEAAIRGAERSAAAAARLLYEARGPGGSALLLEVLTDNPRRSQHDVRVILTRHGGTLAEGARHGFEQKGVVRVGPRDLRGQPVSLEAALEAALEAGAQDVCPDEEEEEEEEPALKFICETSALRNVREHLEASGLRLLSAAIEYLPRDRVTLPEGTREQAEHLLQALGECPDIVRLYHNIQ from the exons ATGGCAGCCGTGGGTGCCCTGGCACTAGCCCGATGGCCTCGGTTGGTAGCCACCGGCCGCCCCTTTCACCTTGGGTCGCCGCCGTCCTGTGCCGGCCACAATCGTTGGTCCAAGGTGAAGAACGTCAAGGGTCCGCGCGACGCCGCCCGCAGTCGCCTCTTCCAACGTCTCAGCCTCATGCTGCGTATCGCCGCTCGCG AGGGGGGTCCAGACCCAGCGCTCAATGCCCAGCTGGCCAACGTGGTGGAGCAGTGCCGGGCGAAGAACATGCCCAAGGCTTCCATCGAGGCGGCCATCCGTGGCGCG GAGAgatcggcggcggcggcagcccgGCTGCTGTATGAAGCCCGTGGCCCCGGTGGCTCGGCTCTTCTCCTGGAGGTCCTCACCGATAATCCCCGGCGGAGCCAGCACGATGTCCGGGTCATCCTCACCCGTCACGG GGGAACGCTGGCAGAAGGGGCACGACACGGCTTCGAGCAGAAAGGGGTGGTACGCGTGGGGCCACGGGACCTTCGGGGCCAGCCCGTCTCTCTGGAGGCGGCACTGGAGGCAGCGCTGGAGGCCGGGGCCCAGGACGTCTGCCcggatgaggaggaggaggaagaagaagagccAGCGCTGAAG TTCATCTGCGAGACCTCAGCCCTGCGGAACGTGCGAGAGCATCTGGAGGCCTCGGGGCTGCGCCTGCTCTCGGCCGCCATCGAGTACTTGCCTCGGGACCGGGTGACGCTACCGGAGGGGACACGGGAGCAGGCGGAGCACCTCCTCCAGGCCCTTGGTGAATGCCCCGACATCGTCCGTCTCTACCACAACATCCAATAG